The proteins below come from a single Lates calcarifer isolate ASB-BC8 linkage group LG11, TLL_Latcal_v3, whole genome shotgun sequence genomic window:
- the LOC108879370 gene encoding uncharacterized protein LOC108879370, with translation MVKAKRYSSGVRTQPVFDWVSLIWFTSVVSVAGSQDVELQVIPQVATECGKNLTLTCEASSSREMDIKLFSWLGRNKTMCQIGDGQADPEVLCENKAVASNHTLTLTLINVMPVDSGKYLCKLHSKLGPVQKSTVVTVQDCLEKSVFSTNETHAECWFTGVYPRGTVHWFQGDVNLTDSASTQGEEDQHGRFNVLSQMNVETGNLNLPYNCSLWIPSDGKYLSSQQPTIVRRTTSSGSTVKLQWICMLVEIIMAKFMT, from the exons ATG GTCAAAGCGAAGCGTTACTCCTCTGGTGTGAGGACACAGCCTGTTTTTGACTGGGTTTCCCTCATCTGGTTCACTTCAGTAGTCAGTGTTGCAG GCAGTCAAGATGTGGAGCTACAGGTCATACCCCAAGTGGCAACAGAGTGCGGAAAAAATCTGACACTTACATGTGAAGCCAGCTCCTCACGTGAGATGGATATTAAATTATTCTCCTGGCTGGGTAGAAATAAAACTATGTGTCAGATTGGAGATGGCCAAGCTGACCCTGAGGTTCTATGTGAAAACAAAGCTGTGGCCTCCAACCACACActcactctgactctgatcAACGTGATGCCGGTCGACAGTGGAAAATACCTCTGTAAACTACATTCCAAACTGGGACCAGTTCAAAAATCAACTGTTGTTACAGTACAAG ATTGCcttgaaaaatctgttttttccaCTAATGAGACTCATGCTGAGTGCTGGTTCACTGGAGTTTATCCCAGAGGTACCGTTCATTGGTTCCAGGGAGATGTTAACTTAACGGACTCTGCCAGcacacagggagaggaggaccAACATGGCCGGTTCAATGTCTTGAGTCAAATGAATGTGGAGACAGGAAACCTGAACCTGCCTTACAACTGTTCATTGTGGATACCGTCTGATGGGAAGTACCTCTCCAGTCAACAGCCAACTATTGTCAGGAGGACAACATCATCAGGAAGCACGGTCAAACTGCAGTGGATCTGTATGCTGGTGGAAATCATCATGGCAAAATTCATgacataa
- the LOC108881056 gene encoding ras-related protein Rap-1b: MSYEVKEKTEVRLVFLGAAGVGKTALIQRFLKDTFEPKHRRTVEELHRKEYEVGGIKVTINIMDTSGSYSFPAMRKLSIQNSDAFALVYAVDDPESLEAVKTLREEILEVKEDKYTPIVVIGNKIDRHNDRLVSSKDVLSTVEMDWNHSFLESSAKDNVNVLEAFRELLQQANLPSRFSPALCRRRETFPKESKRQPPMNKANSCLIS, encoded by the coding sequence ATGTCTTATGAAGTGAAGGAGAAGACAGAGGTGCGTCTGGTGTTTCTGGGAGCAGCTGGAGTAGGGAAGACAGCCCTCATCCAGCGCTTCCTCAAAGACACCTTTGAGCCCAAGCACCGGCGCACAGTGGAGGAGCTCCACAGGAAAGAGTATGAAGTGGGGGGAATCAAAGTCACCATCAACATCATGGACACCAGTGGCAGCTACTCCTTCCCAGCCATGCGCAAGCTCTCCATCCAGAACAGCGACGCCTTCGCCCTGGTCTACGCCGTGGATGACCCCGAATCCCTGGAAGCGGTCAAGACTCTGCGAGAGGAGATCCTGGAGGTCAAAGAGGACAAGTACACACCTATCGTGGTGATAGGCAACAAAATCGACCGCCACAATGACCGCCTGGTGTCCAGCAAGGACGTGCTGTCCACAGTGGAGATGGACTGGAACCACAGCTTCCTGGAGTCCTCGGCCAAAGACAATGTCAACGTGCTGGAGGCTTTCAGGGAGCTGCTCCAGCAGGCCAACCTGCCCAGTCGCTTCAGCCCTGCGCTGTGCCGGCGGCGGGAAACCTTTCCCAAGGAGAGCAAGAGACAACCACCTATGAATAAGGCCAACAGTTGCCTCATCTCATAA